A window of Mangifera indica cultivar Alphonso chromosome 13, CATAS_Mindica_2.1, whole genome shotgun sequence contains these coding sequences:
- the LOC123194130 gene encoding uncharacterized protein LOC123194130: MVMINSSITDWIGHFLACVGGCFGCCNKPTPIIAVDEPSKGLKIQGRTVKKFIISDDFWSSSTCDLENSAVQSQRSISSISISNQALNHCSGNNGASSHSEFVNHGLLLWNQVRLQWIGSSKSKNQNQHGCEANPSWPATYESLLGSRNPFPRPIPLNEMVDFLVDVWEHEGLYD, translated from the exons ATGGTGATGATAAACAGTTCTATTACTGATTGGATCGGCCACTTTCTCGCATGCGTGGG TGGTTGCTTTGGGTGCTGCAATAAACCCACACCGATTATCGCTGTGGATGAGCCATCAAAGGGATTGAAAATTCAAGGGCGGACTGTGAAGAAATTTATCATATCAGATGATTTTTGGAGCTCAAGCACATGTGATTTGGAAAACAGTGCAGTTCAATCCCAGAGAAGCATTTCATCTATCAGCATATCAAATCAGGCCCTCAATCACTGCAGTGGAAATAATGGCGCAAGCAGCCATTCTGAATTTGTTAATCATG GCCTTCTTCTCTGGAATCAAGTAAGACTTCAGTGGATTGGAAGTAGCAAGTCAaagaatcaaaatcaacatGGTTGTGAAGCTAACCCAAG TTGGCCTGCTACGTATGAAAGTTTACTTGGAAGCAGAAATCCTTTTCCCAGACCTATCCCTCTCAAT GAAATGGTTGATTTTCTGGTGGATGTATGGGAGCATGAAGGATTGTATGATTGA